DNA sequence from the Acidobacteriota bacterium genome:
ACGCCCGCCACGAATGGCTTGCCAACCATTCACGTGAAGCAGTTCGCAGCACGACCTATCGCACCAAATGTTTTAAGGCTGAGATCGACCGTGGAAATTGGCCGCTGACCAGTCTGCCGATAAACGCGAACAGGACGAAGGTTTCGTAAGCTACTCGATGACGACGAGGACGTCTCCCGCCCCGACCGTGTCGCCCTCGGCGGCCTTGATCGCGGCGATCACACCGTCTTTGGGAGATTTCATTTCATTCTGCATCTTCATCGCCTCGACGACGACCACGCCGTCACCCTTTTGAACGGTATCGCCCTGGGCAACCAGTACCCTGACGACCTTGCCGGGCATTGCGGTCTTGATCTCAGCTTTCCCTGAGGCGTCAGTATCATTGCCGGCGGTTCCACGGAGCCGTTTGGGATCGATAATGCGGATCTCGTGAACCCCTGACTTTACCCGCACCAAATTCGTATCGTCTGACTTTGCCTTACGAGAAACAGAAGCCTCGAATATTTGACCGTCTTTTTTTGAAGAGAAAAACACCGGATTCGGGCTCTGAGGCTTCTAGTTCGTACTGCCTTCCGTCGATGCTCGCGACGACGCGTTCGCCATCGCGCACGATATCGATCTCATATTTGTTCCCGTCTGTTTCAGCAAGAAATTTCATCGCAAATCAACTAACGTTTCGATACCGCCCGGGCCTTTTTTTCGAAAAGAAATTCTTCGAATCGCTCCTCATTCAGCCACCAGTACAATGTTCCCACCGCGAGCCCTAATGCCGGATAGGCCAATAGAAATGTGGATGGCAGCGAGAAGCCGTACCACAACCAACTCGCCAGATTCAGCAATACGAAAAAGAAAACGGCGGAAATAACTGCCGACCTAAGCACGACATGGTTTTTTCCTTTCATCCGCAGCTTTTCCCAACGGAGAAACTGCTTTCTGGACATTTTCTTCATCAAGATGGTTATTCCTACAAGCCCTTTTTGATCTTTTGTTCGAGCAAATAGCTTTGGTATTGGCCATTACCAGACCACCATGCTACAGATCCCATAAGGATGCTCAGGAACAAAGTAAACACTATGCTGAACCATAAAAAATTGGAGGGCGTCGTTCGAATACATACTCTACGAGCACCTTCGCCCCCGTGAAAAGAACAAAGAAGATCAGAGCTTTTTGAACGATGAACACGGCCTTTCCGTGCCTAATCTTTTGCTCCCACTCAGTAGCCTGTTTTTCAGACATCGCCATAAAAACACCTCAATACCTAAGCCTTATTTGGCTGCGGCGTTACGCGGAGATATGGTTTGATCTCGTTCCAGCCGGCAGGGAATTTGGCCTTCGCGTCTTCGTTCGAAATCGACGGAACGATAATGCAATCGTCACCATCCTTCCAGTTTACGGGTGTCGCGACGCTGTATTTTGCAGTGAGCTGGAGCGAATCGATCACACGCAAAATCTCGTCAAAATTGCGGCCGGTGCTTGCCGGATACGTCAGTGTTAGTTTGACCTTTTGTCCGGCCCGATGACGAAGACGGAGCGAACAGTGAAGGTATCATTCGCGTTCGGGTGGATCATTTCGTAAAGGTCAGAGACCTTTCGGTCGCTGTCGGCGATCATTGGGAAATTGACGGCCGTTCCCTGTGTTTCCTCGATGTCTTTTTCCCAGCCAACGTGCGAATCGAGCGGATCGACGCTCAGGCCAATGACCTTGACGTTGCGTTTGTCGAATTCCGGCTTGAGCTTCGCAGCCATGCCGAGTTCGGTGGTGCAAACCGGCGTGTAATCCTTAGGATGCGAAAACAGAACGCCCCAGCTATCGCCGAGCCATTCGTGGAAATTGATCTGTCCCTGGGTTGTTTCTGCTGAAAAATCGGGCGCTGTGTCCCCTAATCTGATCGACATATTAAAGCCTCCAATGAAAATTTCGTTACTGCGATTGTAGCAAATGATCTACGAGAGATTTAATCCTCCGATTCTGCCTGCTCTTCACTTTCGGGTTCGGCTCGACGCAACCGGAGCAAATGGATCCTTTTCTCGTCGGCTCGCAGTATCTCAACCGCCAGCCCGCGAAGCTCAAGTTTTTCGCCTTCTTTGGGGACATAACCGGCCTCGCTCGTTACCATACCGGCGATGGTGGTGTAATCTTCGTCCTCGAGATCGGCGTCGAAGATGCGTTCGATCTTGAAGATCTCGGTAGAACCGATAACGTCCCAATAGCCATCTTCGCCTTCGACGATCTCGATGATCTCTTCCTGCTCGGTGTCTTCGTCTTCGATCTCGCCGACGATCTCTTCGAGAATGTCTTCGACGGTGATCAATCCGGCGACGCCGCCATATTCGTCGATAACGATGGCGACCTGCACATGATTGAGCTGCATGTCTTTAAGAAGTTCTGACGCCGTTTTTGTTTCCGGGATAAAGAAAGCGTCGCGTAGGATCGTGCTGACCGGTTTATCTTCCTTTCCCTCCGCCCACGCCTGCATCAGATCGCGGACGTAGATCATGCCCTCGATATTGTCGATGCTGTCGCGATAAACCGGCAGACGCGAATACTTTTCCTCAACGATCAGGTCCCGCGCATCCTTAACCGTTGATTTGACCGGCAGAGCGCATATTTCAGTGCGTGGCGTCATTATCTCGCCTACTCGGGTGTCCGAGAATTCGACCAGCGTCTCGATCATCTCGCGTTCCTTTTCTTCGATGATCCCTTCGGCTTCGCCAACTTCCATTAGGGCCTGGAAATCATCCGCACTGTCCTCTGTCCTGTCGTCTGAGGAGTCGGGAGCTGCCGTAAGTTCCATTTTCAGGCGTTCCTTTGCGGTCATCCTGGCATCGAACGGTGCCGCGAGCTTGGAAACCAGCGAAAAGAGCGGCCCAACGATCGGTAGAAAAAAGAGCAGCCGCTTGTCAGGATTGCTCGCGACAACGATGCGGGGAACTATCTGTCGAAAGACCACGGTTGAGCCTAACCCGATCACCAAAGCGGCAAGCAAAAGGCGGGTCCGGTCATCGACAAACCTCAGCAAAAGCAGAGTCAGGATCACGGAATAAACGATAAGCAATATCTGGATGGTCGCGGAAAGTGCGAATCGATAGCGCGGCCGGTTTTCCAGCATTTCCCGCAGCATCTCAGAGGTTCTGTTATCGTTTTCTTCGACATCGGAGGCGAGCCGGCGGAGGCTGACATCAGAAAGGCGCGAGAATGCCATGTCCACGGTCGCGAGAAGAACCAAAGCGAGCAAAATAATCACTGCTATGACTATTTCGATTTCCATCTTCTATTGATTTTACGTTGTTTTGCGGCTTCCTCAAACAGGCTTATCCGTTAAATTAATGCGAACTCCTTTCCCTGCTCAATTTGTCCAGGATCGGCTGCATTTCGCTGAAGATCTTTTCATCCCATTTTCCGAGTGCGTTCTGGCTCTTTAGCCTGGCGACCGCTTCTATTGCAGCAGCCAGACTTCGCTTGGCATGCTCATTTTGTCCAAGCTTTGCCTCCGTGACGCCGACACTTTTCATCGCTTGTGCCCAGTCTCGCAGGGCGACCAGGTTTGCTTGATCGCTTGTCGCCATTTTGCCGAAGATATCGGCTGACCGCGTGTATGCAGCGAGAGCGGCCGGCAGGTCATCTCGAGTCTTCTCCAGGTCTCCCAATCGCGTGTAAAGCGTTGCCAGATCATCCTGATATACGGTATTCCTGGGTTCTCGGCCGATCAGCTCTAGTATGGTCTCCTCTGCCTGGCGAAGATAATTGACTGCTTCGGATGCTCTTTTAACGAGGGCCAGGGTCACTCCGTATCGCGACAGGGCCCGGCCAAGATTTTGCCGCGCCTGCGTATCGGAAGGGTCGATCTCGACGGAGGTACGAGCGATTTCCAGAGCAGTCTTAGCATACTTGAGGGACACGTCGTTCTTGATGCTCTCAAAATTGCTGCCGGCCAAAGAGTACACTAAAAAAACGGTTTTCTGGATGTTGGGGTTTGAGGGATATCTTGAGCGAAGTATCTCCGCTGCCCCAACCGCTTTTGCGTTTTCAGCCTCTGCCTCTAACTGTTGACCATCCCAGGATAGTGCATTGGCGAGATAAGCCGTTACCATAGCGGTCAGCCTTTGAACATCGCCGTCGGCCGGGTCGAGTTGATCGAGTTCTATAAGTGCCGTACGATATCTCGGGATCGCCAGATCGTACTGGTTATTGATCGCCAAGCGATGGGCGTCATCGATCTGGGCTTCGACATAGGACTTTTTGACCGCAAGATCCCCGGGTGTTTCATCTGCCAGAGTTTTGAACACATTGAGGGCGGTTTGCGAATCTTCGGCTGACTTTTGAAACTCACCCTGAGCGAAGCGGATGCGTGCCAGTTCTTTCATTGTTGACGCGAGCATCAAACGATGCTCGGCTGTGGGCGGGAGAGCATCGATGATCGCCTTTGATTTCAAGTAGCTTTCAATTGCTCCAGCAAAGTTACTAAGATTTGGCTTGCTCGGATTTCCCTGTAGGTCACCGACTTTTTGATACGCTCTCGCAAGTTCGCTCTCGAGGCTTTCGTCATTTCGGCTTTCGGCCGCAAGTTTATCAAGATAATCGAGGGCGCGGAGGACCAGTGTTTCACGAGCATCAATTGAACCCGAAAGCCGCTCGATCTTTGGAGCTATCTCGAATAGCAGCGACGTTGATAACTGGCGTACCTCCTGAAAGCGTCGCTCGGCCCGGTCACGTTCGGCTCGGGCGATGGCTGCCTGCCACAGAGCGATGCCAAGTCCTGTAAAAACGGCTAAAACGACAAATACCGCCGCAATGACCGTCGTTTTATTCCTTCTGACGAACCTCGACGCAAGGTATGCAAATGTGTTTGGGCGGGCCGTTACGGGACGCCCGTCGAGATAGCGCTCGATGTCTTCTGCTAATGCCTCGACCGATCCATAACGTCGTTCGGGTTCCTTGCGGAGAGCCTTTAGGGTAATGTTGTCGAGATCGCGAGAGAGGCGGTTTTTCACATGGCCGTTAGATCTTGAAATTACAGATGAAGGCGAGCGAGCCTCGCTAGACTGGAGCGACAGCAATATCTCGTCGACGGTTTTCCCTTCAAAATCGAACGGCTTCGAGCCGGTCAGCAACTCGAAAAGCACTACTCCAAGCGAGTATTGATCCGACGCTGTCGACACTTTTCCGCCAATGATCTGTTCCGGTGAGGCGTACGCGGGAGTAAAGGCGCGGAGGGCCGTTTGTGTCTGTTTTTGGTCTTCATGAAAGATCTTTGCCAGGCCAAAATCCAGAAGCTTCGGCTCACCTTCAGATGTCAGAATGATGTTTGACGGTTTGATATCGCGGTGAACGACCAAATTGCGGTGAGCGTACGCGACGGCGGAGCAGATCTTTAGGAAAAGTCTCAATTTTTCGGGGATGGTCAGATCGTTATTTTCGCAGTATTCGATAAATTCGTCGCCATCGACATACTCCATCGCGAGAAACGGTTCGCCCTTGTCGCTTAGCCCGCCGTCATGCATAACGGCGATATTGGGGTGGTGTAGTCCCGCGAGGATCTGACGTTCCTGCCTGAACCGGTTAATGACCTCAGAACCCGCGATCGATTGTCGGACGATCTTCAGTGCAACCTGCATCGAAAACTCGCCGTCATCCCGCTCGGCAAGAAACACCGTGCCCATTCCACCGCTGCCTATCTCGCGGATGATCCGGTAGTTACCGAAGTGCCGCTCGGAATAATCGGATTCCGTGTCCAGGATCTTCGAGGCGAGGTCGATCGAGTTTTCTTCGATGAGATTTTCAGGCTCGTCGGATGCATCGAGCAGCGAACGCACCTCACGGTAAAGAGCTTCATCGCCGTTACAGCGTTCCCGCAAAAACCCGTCACGCTCCTGCGGAGCGATCTCGAGCGTTTCCGAAAAAATGTCCTTAATATTTTCCCAATCCGGTTGTTTCACTCAAACACATTATCGTTCGTCACGACTTGAGTTCTCGCTGGAACCAGGCTTTTGCAAATGTCCAGTCGCGCCTGACGGTTGATTCGCTGACCTTTAGAATATAGGCGGTTTCTTCGATAGAAAGGCCTCCGAAAAAACGCATTTCGACGATCTTCGCCTGCCGCGGATCGATCTTTTCCAGGCTTTGCAAGGCTTCGTCGAGGGCGATAAGATCGATCGGCCGCTGTTCCGGTATGCTGATCGCATCATCCAATACCAGCTTATGCCCAGCTCGCTTATTTGCCCGGCGAGCGCGGGCATGATCGATCAAAACCTTGCGCATCACCCCGGCCGCGACCGAGAAAAACTGGGCTCGGCTCTGCCACGAGACATTCTTCCAATCTACTAACCGCATGTATGCCTCATGCACGAGAGCAGTCGCCTGCAGTGTATGATCGCCGCGCTCGTTTTGCATATAAGAACCAGCCAGGCGTCGAAGGTCATCGTAGACGATGGCGAGGAGTTTGTCCGGCGATGATTCGTTGCCAGCCCCAAACTCATTTAGTAATTTTGTTACTTCGTCGGTCGTCTTCATCGCGGGCATTCAATATTTGGCTCTCATTATACGAACATCCCGGAGAAAACAAAAATTTTTTCCGCCGCCGGTTGGCGCTTTTGCTCTGATTTTCCGCCCTATAGGTTGAAAGGAAAAATCTGCCTGCTCGGGGGAACAAAAGGAGACCATCATGTCACGTCAATCGACTCGTATCAGAATAGCTATAGTAACGCTTTTCGTGTTTTCGATCGCCATTGCGGCGCAACAGTTCTTCTCAATGCGTTTTGCTTACGCTGAGAGTACGATGACGGAGCAGACAGAAACTCCTTCGGAATTGGTAGCTGCTGCGGCGATGCCAATAGTAGCATGTGCTGGAACGCCTGGATTTACTTCACCGGCGGTGCCTGAAGTTGGGGTTGGAGCCCAGCCGTTAGCCGTTGCCGTCGGAGATTTTAATGGAGACCTAAAACAGGATTTCGCGGCTACCAACACGGGCGGAAATGTTTCGATCCGCTTGGGTGACGGAGCCGGTGGATTTACCTCGCCCGCCGTTCCGGAAGTAACGATCTCTGGTGTTCCCCAAGCGATCGCAACCGGAGATTTTAATGGCGATAGCAATCTGGATTTTGTTACGGCCAATGCTAGTGCAGGTCCGGATAACGTCTCGATCCGGCTAGGGAACGGTGCAGGCGGGTTTACGGCGGTTCCTAATGTTCCGGTCGGTTCCAGTGGCACCAGCACCCCATTTTCGATAGCTGTAGGCGATTTCAACGGCGACCTGAAACTGGATTTCGCCACGGCCAACCTAAGTTCCAACAACGTCTCGATCCGTCTTGGGGACGGGGCGGGAGGTTTTACATCGCCGGCGGTTCCGGAGATCACAGTTGGAACCGCACCTTCATCGGTCGCAGTGGGAAACTTTAACGGCGACAGCAATCTGGATTTCGTTGCCACAAATCGAACCTCGGGCACGGTCTCGATCCGTTTGGGGAACGGTACCGGTGGATTCACTTCGCCGGCCATACCGGAAATCACGGTCGGCTCATTCACATCATTCGTTGCTGTCGGTGAATTCAACGGCGACTCGAATCCGGATCTGGCTGTGGTGAATGGCAGCGGTGACACGATCTCGATCCGTTTGGGAAGCGGAGCGGGAGCATTTACGTCGCCTGCCGTGCCTGAAATATCTGTTGACTCTAATCCTCGCTCAGTGGCGATCGCAGATTTCAATAACGACGGCAAACAAGACTTTGTTACTGCCAACAATGGTGGAAGCACTGTGTCGTTTCGCTTGGGTAACGGTGCGGGAGGCTTTACCTCACCGCCTTCACCTGAAGTGGCAGTAGGAACGGATCCCAGGTGGATAGCTGTCGGGGATTTCAATGGAGACAGTAAAGCGGATTTTGTGACGGCGAACAATAGTGGAAGTAACGTCTCGGTGCGTCTCGGCACTTGTACAATGACGACACCGACTCCAACCCCGGCCTGTTCGCCTGTCTCATGGAATGCTGCGGCCCAATCACCGGCCGCGGTTGGGCAATACGCCTTTGCCCAGAACGGGGAGGACATGTATGTGATCGCGGGTTATACCAACCCAATTGCTCAGACAAACGCCGTTCGGCGGTATAACGCATCGACGAACGTGTGGACGTCTCTCGCCAATTACCCGGTCGCCACGTCTGGTATGCCTGCGGCCTTCTACAACAACAAAATCTACGTTGCGGACGGAGCAGTGGGGGGGAATGCAAGTACTTTCTTACGTGTTTACGATGTATTGACTGATACGTGGAGTTCGCCCTCGAACAGGCCCGGCTATACTAGTTCCGGTTCAGCCGCCGGGGCATACAATGGCAGTGTTTACTTTGTAGGGGGCGACTTAGGCATGACTCCGGGTGACCCTACAAATGTGGTCTCGATCTATAATATCGCCGGCAACTCGTGGAGCTCTGGACCGGCCGCTCCATCTCCGTATCGTCTTGGCGGTTATACTCAAATTGGTCAATACCTTTATTTGATCGGTGGTTTCACGGCTACATCGGTAAACTCGTCCGTCAGCATGAGGCTCGATATGGCCACGAACACCTGGAGTACGGGCCCGGCGTTTACGCCCCAACGGGCTGATTTTGCGCTGGCGGCCGTTGGAACGAGGCTTGTAGCGATCGGTGGTGATCTTTCGGGCGTCGGGTTTAATCCATCGGATAAGGTGGACGAACTTGAGACCAGCGCCTGGCCCGCCGGAACGTGGGTTGCTTCGCCTTCGAATCTACCATCCCCGCGCCAGGCAAATCAGGCGGGCTTCTTTAGCACCGGACGTTCGGGTGGCGAGATCTGGAGTACCGGCGGCGTAAACCCAGCCGGTAACGCAGTCATTCAAGATCACCTTTATCGAACGGTTTGTGACGGTGCAGTGACGCCGACACCGACACCAACACCGACGCCGACGCCAACACCAACGCCGACGCCAACACCAACACCAACACCGACACCTGTGCCCGGGGCTCAACGCATTGCGTTCGTGCGATCGATCGACGCTAACACAAACAACGTCGAGATATATTCGGTCGATCCCAACGGCAGCAACGAAGCTCGTTTGACGAACAATAGCTTCTTCGATTCGCAGCCCGCGTTCAGCCGGGATGGGGCGAAGATCGCTTTTCTTTCCAATCGAGACGGAAATAATGAGATCTATTCGATGAATGCCGATGGATCCGGCACTGTCCGGCTCACGAATGATGCGCAGAACGACAATGCGCCGTCTTTCAACGGCGATCGCAGTAAGATCGTGTTCTGCACCCGCCGGGATGGAAATGACGAGATCTACACGATGAATCCCGACGGGACGAACCTGTTGAGGCTGACCAATAACGCGGCAGGAGACGGCGATCCGTCATTCAGTCCGGACGGAACGAAGATCGTCTTCACGTCGCAGCGCGACGGCAATTCGGAGATCTACTCGATGAATGCCGATGGAACAAATCAGGTTCGCCTCACGAACGATGCCAGGATCGATTTCGAACCCGATTTCAGCCCGGACGGCAGCAAGATCGCTTTCACCTCGGACCGTGCGGGCCCAAATTTCACGTACGAGATCTTCATAATGAACACAGACGGTTCAAACCAGACGAATGTTTCGAATAATGCGGCGTCCGACCAGGGGCCAT
Encoded proteins:
- a CDS encoding sigma-70 family RNA polymerase sigma factor, whose protein sequence is MPAMKTTDEVTKLLNEFGAGNESSPDKLLAIVYDDLRRLAGSYMQNERGDHTLQATALVHEAYMRLVDWKNVSWQSRAQFFSVAAGVMRKVLIDHARARRANKRAGHKLVLDDAISIPEQRPIDLIALDEALQSLEKIDPRQAKIVEMRFFGGLSIEETAYILKVSESTVRRDWTFAKAWFQRELKS
- a CDS encoding HlyC/CorC family transporter: MEIEIVIAVIILLALVLLATVDMAFSRLSDVSLRRLASDVEENDNRTSEMLREMLENRPRYRFALSATIQILLIVYSVILTLLLLRFVDDRTRLLLAALVIGLGSTVVFRQIVPRIVVASNPDKRLLFFLPIVGPLFSLVSKLAAPFDARMTAKERLKMELTAAPDSSDDRTEDSADDFQALMEVGEAEGIIEEKEREMIETLVEFSDTRVGEIMTPRTEICALPVKSTVKDARDLIVEEKYSRLPVYRDSIDNIEGMIYVRDLMQAWAEGKEDKPVSTILRDAFFIPETKTASELLKDMQLNHVQVAIVIDEYGGVAGLITVEDILEEIVGEIEDEDTEQEEIIEIVEGEDGYWDVIGSTEIFKIERIFDADLEDEDYTTIAGMVTSEAGYVPKEGEKLELRGLAVEILRADEKRIHLLRLRRAEPESEEQAESED
- a CDS encoding protein kinase, with amino-acid sequence MKQPDWENIKDIFSETLEIAPQERDGFLRERCNGDEALYREVRSLLDASDEPENLIEENSIDLASKILDTESDYSERHFGNYRIIREIGSGGMGTVFLAERDDGEFSMQVALKIVRQSIAGSEVINRFRQERQILAGLHHPNIAVMHDGGLSDKGEPFLAMEYVDGDEFIEYCENNDLTIPEKLRLFLKICSAVAYAHRNLVVHRDIKPSNIILTSEGEPKLLDFGLAKIFHEDQKQTQTALRAFTPAYASPEQIIGGKVSTASDQYSLGVVLFELLTGSKPFDFEGKTVDEILLSLQSSEARSPSSVISRSNGHVKNRLSRDLDNITLKALRKEPERRYGSVEALAEDIERYLDGRPVTARPNTFAYLASRFVRRNKTTVIAAVFVVLAVFTGLGIALWQAAIARAERDRAERRFQEVRQLSTSLLFEIAPKIERLSGSIDARETLVLRALDYLDKLAAESRNDESLESELARAYQKVGDLQGNPSKPNLSNFAGAIESYLKSKAIIDALPPTAEHRLMLASTMKELARIRFAQGEFQKSAEDSQTALNVFKTLADETPGDLAVKKSYVEAQIDDAHRLAINNQYDLAIPRYRTALIELDQLDPADGDVQRLTAMVTAYLANALSWDGQQLEAEAENAKAVGAAEILRSRYPSNPNIQKTVFLVYSLAGSNFESIKNDVSLKYAKTALEIARTSVEIDPSDTQARQNLGRALSRYGVTLALVKRASEAVNYLRQAEETILELIGREPRNTVYQDDLATLYTRLGDLEKTRDDLPAALAAYTRSADIFGKMATSDQANLVALRDWAQAMKSVGVTEAKLGQNEHAKRSLAAAIEAVARLKSQNALGKWDEKIFSEMQPILDKLSRERSSH